In one window of Lewinella sp. 4G2 DNA:
- the yidC gene encoding membrane protein insertase YidC has product MDRSTIIGLVLILGIFAVWNFVVAPSQEEIDAQQRYQDSIAALNEAALIAPEEVAPAFTADEVSSIDDSTRQAQFGATFGQFASSAVGTDETVTLENDLMIVTLATKGGHIKQVELKEYAKIIEDEEGNESKLPLYLLEDERNRFEYTLPAVGVAGEGIKTSALYFTPEVSGNTISMRARTSTGGYFEQRYTIKDGTYLLDYDVRMEGLGQALNTQGGALTLQWDNYFDKIEKNSQYEANYSTMYFKPIDDGTDYCSCTSSDTEEVEEQRLKWIAGSQQFFTSALIANDGFAKGAVLETETYDDVDVAENLKKVSARVQLPVTNPNSDIIGMQLYVGPNEFDRLRAIGHDLSDVISFGQSIFGAINRWVIRPLFQFLSSFIGNMGIAILVLTILVKLLVYPLTYKMLVSNVKMQLLKPELEKMKAKHKDDAQAQQMEQMKMYQEYGASPLGGCLPMVLQMPIWFALYRFFPASIEFRQENFLWANDLSTYDVLTKIPEWIPFMQGHISLFAVLWAVTTVIYAYYNSKHMDYSAQPMMKYFQYVMPLLFLGFFNSFAAGLTAYLFFSNTFNIAQTIITKNFLIDHDKLKKKMNANKKKPKKKSGFSARLQEALKEQQRQAAEAEAKKKKK; this is encoded by the coding sequence ATGGACCGCAGTACCATCATCGGCTTGGTTTTGATTCTCGGCATTTTCGCCGTTTGGAACTTCGTCGTTGCTCCCAGCCAGGAAGAGATTGACGCCCAGCAACGCTACCAGGATAGCATCGCCGCCCTCAACGAAGCGGCGTTGATCGCCCCCGAGGAAGTAGCGCCGGCCTTCACCGCCGACGAGGTCAGCAGCATCGACGACAGCACCCGCCAGGCCCAGTTCGGCGCCACTTTTGGCCAGTTCGCCAGCAGCGCCGTGGGTACGGACGAGACCGTCACCCTGGAGAATGACCTGATGATCGTTACGCTCGCCACGAAGGGGGGCCACATCAAGCAGGTGGAATTGAAGGAGTACGCGAAGATCATTGAGGATGAGGAAGGCAACGAATCCAAGCTTCCCCTCTACCTGCTGGAAGATGAGCGCAACCGCTTTGAGTACACCCTGCCGGCCGTCGGCGTGGCGGGAGAAGGCATCAAGACCTCCGCGCTCTATTTCACCCCTGAAGTGAGCGGCAACACCATTTCCATGCGCGCCCGCACCAGTACAGGGGGCTACTTTGAACAACGTTACACCATTAAGGACGGCACTTACCTACTGGATTACGACGTACGAATGGAAGGCCTCGGCCAGGCGCTGAACACCCAGGGTGGGGCACTGACGCTACAGTGGGACAACTACTTCGATAAGATCGAGAAGAACAGCCAGTACGAAGCGAACTACTCTACGATGTACTTCAAGCCGATTGACGATGGCACGGATTACTGCTCCTGTACGAGCAGCGACACCGAAGAAGTCGAAGAGCAGCGCCTGAAGTGGATCGCCGGCTCCCAGCAATTCTTCACCTCCGCCCTCATCGCAAACGATGGTTTTGCCAAGGGCGCCGTGCTGGAAACGGAGACTTACGACGACGTGGATGTGGCGGAGAACCTCAAGAAGGTCTCGGCCCGCGTCCAGTTACCCGTTACCAACCCAAATTCCGATATCATCGGCATGCAGCTGTACGTCGGACCGAATGAATTTGACCGTCTGCGCGCTATCGGCCACGATCTAAGCGATGTGATTTCCTTTGGTCAGTCCATTTTCGGTGCCATCAACCGCTGGGTGATTCGGCCGCTCTTCCAGTTCCTGAGCAGCTTCATCGGCAATATGGGTATCGCAATCCTCGTACTGACCATACTGGTTAAACTACTGGTTTACCCGCTTACCTATAAGATGCTGGTTTCCAACGTAAAGATGCAGCTGCTAAAGCCGGAGCTGGAAAAGATGAAGGCCAAGCACAAGGACGACGCTCAGGCCCAGCAGATGGAGCAAATGAAGATGTACCAGGAGTACGGCGCGAGCCCGTTAGGAGGCTGTCTCCCGATGGTCTTACAGATGCCAATCTGGTTTGCCCTTTATCGCTTCTTCCCCGCCAGCATTGAGTTCCGCCAGGAGAATTTCCTGTGGGCAAATGACTTGAGTACGTACGACGTACTCACGAAGATCCCGGAATGGATCCCCTTCATGCAGGGCCACATCAGCCTATTTGCCGTACTCTGGGCGGTTACCACGGTCATCTACGCCTACTACAACAGTAAGCACATGGATTACTCCGCCCAGCCCATGATGAAGTACTTTCAGTACGTGATGCCGTTGCTCTTCCTCGGTTTCTTCAACAGCTTCGCGGCGGGCCTTACGGCTTACCTATTCTTCTCCAATACGTTCAACATCGCCCAGACCATCATCACGAAGAATTTCCTCATCGACCACGATAAGCTGAAGAAAAAGATGAACGCCAACAAGAAGAAGCCGAAGAAAAAGTCGGGCTTCAGCGCACGTCTGCAGGAAGCCTTGAAAGAGCAGCAGCGTCAAGCCGCAGAGGCGGAAGCGAAAAAGAAGAAGAAGTAA